In one window of Fictibacillus phosphorivorans DNA:
- a CDS encoding DUF72 domain-containing protein, translating to MIKIGVTGWGDHDSLYPDGTPARDKLAVYSGHFPVVEVDSSFYAVQPGKNYEKWVASTPKDFSFVVKAYQGMTGHSRGKLPFESVKEMYEAFIESIQPVINSGKLEMVLFQYPPWFDCKKENVQMLRYAKEMMGDIPVALEFRNQTWFSEEMKEKTLQFTREENWIHTICDEPQAGQGSIPIVMHTTPNKTLVRMHGRNVYGWNNQGQPNWREVRYLYRYNEAELKEWRERIQQLASETKDLTILFNNNSGGDAADNAKQMIELLDIHYDFLAPRQLDLF from the coding sequence ATGATAAAAATCGGTGTAACAGGCTGGGGAGATCATGATTCTCTTTATCCAGACGGTACTCCTGCAAGAGATAAGCTCGCTGTATATAGCGGCCACTTTCCTGTGGTAGAAGTTGATTCTTCCTTCTATGCGGTTCAGCCTGGTAAAAACTATGAGAAGTGGGTAGCATCTACACCAAAGGATTTTTCGTTTGTTGTAAAGGCTTATCAAGGGATGACGGGACATTCAAGAGGCAAGCTGCCTTTTGAATCTGTTAAAGAAATGTATGAGGCGTTTATTGAGTCCATTCAACCTGTAATCAATTCAGGTAAGCTTGAGATGGTCCTATTCCAATACCCACCATGGTTTGATTGTAAGAAAGAAAATGTTCAAATGCTTCGCTATGCAAAAGAAATGATGGGTGACATTCCTGTAGCTCTTGAGTTTCGTAATCAAACGTGGTTCAGTGAAGAGATGAAGGAAAAGACCCTGCAATTTACTAGGGAAGAAAACTGGATTCATACGATTTGTGATGAACCTCAAGCAGGACAAGGCTCGATCCCGATCGTTATGCACACAACACCGAATAAGACACTTGTTCGGATGCATGGTCGAAACGTATATGGCTGGAACAACCAAGGTCAGCCGAACTGGAGAGAAGTTCGATATCTTTATCGTTATAATGAGGCAGAGCTTAAAGAATGGAGAGAGCGAATCCAACAACTTGCTTCAGAAACGAAGGATCTGACCATTCTTTTTAACAATAATTCGGGTGGAGATGCTGCTGATAATGCGAAGCAGATGATTGAACTTCTGGATATTCATTATGACTTTTTGGCACCGAGGCAGTTGGATTTATTTTAG
- a CDS encoding Na+/H+ antiporter NhaC family protein has product MEFENSIYSLIPPVLAILMVVLTRRVLVSLGAGIIAGALLLHDFSIGATLKEIGTIVKGHFISDGALNEWNVYILLFLLILGMMTSIISLAGGSRAFGEWAIARVKTRRGAQLLTVVFGLVIFIDDYFNSLAVGNVSRPITDRHRISRAKLAYYLDSTAAPVCVISPVSSWGAYIIGIIGTIFATHEITNMSAFSAFIQMIPMNFYAVFALVLVFIVAYFQLDFGPMKKHEETALATGEVISADKKAAIGEGIKLEESDKGKVGDLVWPIVILIVSTVGFMIYTGIQNVKGLDEPTSITLLSIFENTDVPKSLVYGGLLGLASAILFFLPKKMGAASLGKGLGRGIQSMLGAVTILLFAWTIISIIDSLGTGTYLAGLVDQHMNLAYLPFVLFVLSGLMAFATGTSWGTFGVMLPIAAEISASTNIDFMLPVLAAVLAGSVFGDHCSPISDTTILSSTGAGSHHIDHVMTQLPYSLVAAGVSAVGYLALGLTESVWIGLLASAVIFVLLLIIIKKVSSKNSMSDQAYHA; this is encoded by the coding sequence ATGGAATTTGAGAATTCGATTTATTCATTAATACCACCTGTACTAGCAATCTTAATGGTGGTTCTAACACGCAGAGTGTTAGTCTCGCTAGGAGCTGGAATCATAGCGGGAGCATTATTGCTTCATGATTTTAGTATTGGAGCGACACTGAAAGAAATTGGTACGATTGTTAAAGGTCACTTTATTTCAGATGGTGCGTTAAACGAGTGGAATGTGTATATTCTTCTATTCTTATTGATTTTAGGAATGATGACGAGCATTATCTCGTTAGCTGGAGGAAGCCGCGCTTTTGGTGAGTGGGCGATCGCGAGAGTGAAAACAAGAAGAGGTGCACAACTTCTGACCGTTGTGTTCGGCCTTGTCATTTTTATTGATGACTATTTTAACTCTTTAGCTGTCGGAAATGTAAGCAGACCGATTACTGACCGACACCGCATCTCACGTGCGAAACTTGCTTATTATCTTGATTCAACAGCTGCACCAGTATGTGTCATCTCACCTGTATCAAGTTGGGGAGCGTACATCATTGGTATTATTGGAACGATTTTTGCTACACATGAAATTACGAATATGTCTGCTTTTAGTGCATTTATTCAAATGATTCCTATGAATTTTTATGCAGTGTTTGCTCTGGTTCTTGTGTTTATCGTTGCATATTTTCAACTTGATTTTGGACCGATGAAAAAACATGAAGAAACGGCTCTTGCTACAGGTGAAGTGATTTCAGCAGATAAAAAAGCAGCAATCGGAGAGGGCATCAAGCTCGAAGAAAGTGATAAAGGAAAAGTGGGAGACCTTGTGTGGCCGATCGTGATATTGATTGTTTCAACGGTTGGATTCATGATCTATACCGGCATTCAAAATGTGAAAGGGCTTGATGAACCAACATCCATCACACTTTTATCTATTTTTGAAAATACAGATGTACCAAAGTCATTGGTATATGGCGGGCTGCTTGGTTTAGCTTCAGCTATACTATTCTTCCTACCTAAGAAGATGGGAGCTGCATCATTAGGAAAAGGACTAGGGCGTGGTATTCAATCTATGCTCGGTGCTGTTACGATCTTACTTTTTGCCTGGACGATTATCTCAATCATCGATAGCTTAGGAACAGGAACGTATCTTGCAGGATTAGTTGATCAGCATATGAATTTAGCTTATCTGCCTTTTGTTCTTTTTGTCCTGTCAGGATTAATGGCTTTTGCAACAGGAACTTCATGGGGGACGTTTGGTGTCATGCTTCCGATCGCAGCAGAAATTTCTGCATCTACAAATATCGATTTCATGTTACCTGTTCTGGCGGCCGTTCTAGCAGGTTCTGTATTTGGCGACCACTGTTCACCAATATCAGATACTACCATCCTTTCTTCAACAGGAGCAGGAAGTCATCATATCGATCACGTTATGACCCAGCTTCCTTATAGCCTTGTGGCTGCAGGTGTATCTGCAGTAGGGTATCTTGCACTTGGCTTAACAGAGAGTGTTTGGATTGGCCTTCTTGCATCTGCAGTTATCTTTGTATTATTACTCATTATCATTAAAAAAGTTTCTAGTAAAAATAGCATGAGCGATCAAGCTTATCACGCTTAA
- the nfsA gene encoding oxygen-insensitive NADPH nitroreductase encodes MNETIETILAHRSIRKFKNEPLDGETVETLVQCAQAASTSSYQQVCTIIGVEDREKKEKLAEFAGNQSYVADNGYFFVFCMDYNRHQIAADMKTIDIHETIQSTEAFIVGTVDAALAAQNLSIAAESLGLGIVYIGGLRNSLQEVSDLLNCPEHVLPLFGVAVGYPDAEPGKKPRLPMEAVFYKNQYKSKEETQDLLNQYEQETAEYYSERTGGKRTEGWVTQITASMASPKRTYMKDFVQSKGLNKL; translated from the coding sequence ATGAACGAGACTATTGAAACGATATTAGCACATCGATCGATTCGAAAATTTAAGAACGAGCCATTAGATGGAGAAACGGTCGAAACGCTTGTACAATGTGCTCAAGCTGCATCTACTTCAAGCTATCAACAAGTTTGTACGATTATTGGAGTAGAAGACCGGGAAAAGAAAGAAAAATTAGCTGAGTTTGCAGGTAATCAATCGTACGTCGCAGACAACGGTTATTTCTTTGTTTTTTGTATGGATTACAACCGTCATCAAATAGCAGCCGATATGAAAACAATAGATATTCACGAAACGATTCAATCGACTGAAGCATTTATCGTAGGAACAGTGGATGCCGCTTTGGCTGCGCAAAACCTTTCTATAGCAGCTGAGTCTCTTGGACTTGGTATCGTGTATATCGGAGGGCTTCGAAATTCTCTGCAAGAAGTTTCAGATCTGTTGAATTGCCCAGAACATGTACTTCCGTTATTTGGTGTAGCTGTAGGGTATCCAGATGCAGAACCTGGGAAAAAGCCTCGTTTGCCAATGGAAGCTGTTTTTTATAAGAATCAATACAAAAGTAAAGAGGAAACTCAAGACCTCCTGAATCAATATGAACAAGAAACGGCTGAATATTACTCAGAAAGAACAGGTGGAAAACGTACAGAAGGCTGGGTCACTCAGATTACAGCTTCGATGGCATCACCTAAACGAACGTATATGAAAGACTTTGTTCAATCCAAAGGTTTAAATAAATTGTAA
- the modA gene encoding molybdate ABC transporter substrate-binding protein, which produces MRRNFVILLLLCLFVTLLSACSKNETSKLADNSDNASNKENVELTISAAASLQDVLNKLATQYENEHPNISITYNFGGSGALQQQISNGAPVDLFFSAAEDKFDLLVEEGFIEKNKGTDLVGNELVLVVGKDQAQNIRAFEDLPKIKKMAIGTPETVPAGKYAVETLERSNLLKEVEQQIVYAKDVRQVLTYVETGNVDAGIVYKTDAMISSKVKIAAVAKYNTHSPIIYPVGIIKGTSHKKEAEKFYNYLQKEESLKTFEKFGFHKVKK; this is translated from the coding sequence ATGAGGAGAAATTTTGTAATCTTACTTCTATTATGCTTGTTTGTAACACTTTTATCTGCTTGTTCAAAAAATGAAACATCAAAATTAGCCGACAACTCTGACAACGCATCCAATAAAGAGAATGTAGAACTGACGATTTCGGCAGCAGCCAGTTTACAAGATGTTTTAAATAAATTGGCGACTCAATATGAAAATGAACATCCAAATATCAGCATCACCTATAACTTCGGAGGCTCTGGTGCCCTTCAACAGCAAATTTCTAACGGTGCACCTGTTGATCTGTTCTTCTCAGCAGCAGAAGATAAATTTGATCTACTTGTTGAAGAGGGATTTATCGAAAAGAATAAAGGAACGGACCTTGTCGGAAACGAGCTAGTCTTAGTTGTTGGGAAAGATCAAGCACAAAATATAAGGGCATTTGAAGATTTACCTAAAATAAAGAAAATGGCTATCGGTACCCCGGAGACCGTTCCAGCAGGGAAATACGCAGTAGAAACTTTAGAAAGATCAAACCTTCTAAAAGAAGTTGAACAGCAAATTGTTTATGCCAAAGATGTTCGTCAAGTGCTTACATATGTAGAAACAGGTAATGTCGATGCAGGTATCGTCTATAAGACGGATGCGATGATTTCTTCTAAAGTAAAAATCGCCGCTGTTGCTAAATATAACACTCATTCACCTATCATCTATCCAGTCGGAATAATAAAAGGTACTTCTCATAAGAAAGAAGCAGAGAAGTTCTATAATTATTTACAAAAAGAAGAATCATTAAAAACGTTTGAAAAGTTTGGGTTTCATAAAGTTAAAAAATAG
- a CDS encoding thymidylate synthase, giving the protein MKQYLDFLQDILHNGTKKEDRTGTGTVSVFGRQMRFDLQEGFPLVTTKKLHVKSIIHELLWFLKGDTNIAYLKENGVRIWDEWADEEGNLGPVYGHQWRSWSTPNGETIDQISNVIEDIKKNPDSRRLIVTAWNPSDIPNMALPPCHLLFQFYVADGKLSCQLYQRSADSFLGVPFNIASYALLTMMVAQVTGLKPGEFVHTVGDAHIYTNHLEQVELQLTREPKPLPKMKMNPNVTSIFDFTYEDFELVDYEAHPHIKGVVSV; this is encoded by the coding sequence ATGAAACAATATCTAGATTTTCTTCAAGATATTCTACATAACGGTACAAAAAAAGAGGATCGGACAGGCACTGGGACCGTTTCTGTTTTTGGTCGTCAGATGAGGTTTGACCTCCAAGAAGGCTTTCCGCTTGTTACGACAAAAAAATTACATGTAAAGTCGATTATTCATGAATTGCTCTGGTTCTTAAAAGGTGATACGAATATTGCTTATTTAAAGGAAAACGGTGTACGCATCTGGGATGAGTGGGCAGATGAAGAGGGAAACCTTGGCCCTGTATACGGTCATCAGTGGCGCTCTTGGTCGACTCCGAACGGTGAGACGATCGACCAGATCTCAAATGTAATCGAAGACATCAAAAAGAACCCGGATTCAAGACGATTAATCGTCACGGCATGGAATCCGTCTGATATTCCGAATATGGCACTGCCGCCATGTCATTTGTTATTCCAATTTTATGTCGCGGATGGAAAACTCTCCTGTCAGCTTTATCAGCGCTCCGCAGATAGCTTTTTAGGCGTGCCTTTTAATATTGCGTCGTATGCTTTGTTAACGATGATGGTAGCTCAAGTAACAGGCCTTAAACCAGGTGAATTCGTTCACACAGTAGGTGACGCACACATCTACACCAATCATCTTGAACAAGTTGAGCTGCAACTCACTCGTGAGCCAAAGCCGCTTCCGAAGATGAAAATGAATCCGAATGTGACGAGTATCTTTGATTTTACTTATGAAGACTTTGAACTTGTTGACTATGAAGCACATCCACATATTAAAGGTGTGGTGAGCGTATGA
- a CDS encoding dihydrofolate reductase, producing MISFVVAMDENRAIGKDNDLPWYLPNDLKHFKNVTMGKPIVMGRKTYESIGKPLPGRENIVVTRDEHYKAEGTTVVHSVDEVLKKETEELCVIGGTEIFKLFMSVADRLYVTEIHHTFDADTYFPEINRDEWMEVSRKPGIVDEKNKYPHDFVVYEKN from the coding sequence ATGATCTCGTTTGTTGTAGCGATGGATGAAAATCGCGCGATCGGGAAAGACAATGATCTTCCATGGTACTTACCAAATGATCTTAAGCACTTTAAGAACGTAACGATGGGAAAACCGATCGTGATGGGCAGAAAAACGTATGAATCCATCGGTAAGCCTCTACCTGGACGAGAAAATATTGTGGTAACGAGAGATGAACACTATAAAGCTGAAGGAACGACTGTGGTTCATTCTGTTGATGAAGTCCTAAAAAAAGAAACAGAAGAACTATGTGTGATTGGTGGAACTGAGATTTTTAAGTTGTTCATGTCAGTTGCAGACCGTCTATATGTTACAGAGATTCACCATACATTTGACGCAGATACGTATTTTCCCGAGATCAATCGTGATGAATGGATGGAAGTCTCACGTAAACCAGGCATCGTAGATGAAAAGAACAAATATCCACACGATTTTGTCGTGTACGAAAAAAATTAA
- the yunB gene encoding sporulation protein YunB: MLKRRKMKLRKGPLPFRFVLLISFILFTFITIQGLWLVNKGIEPTLMLIAQKKTEEIAALAISEAIDNEILGPSEMNDIIEYKTDTEGNVVFAGINQSVVNQVANQSQKVVQKYLKEIEEGKAHEVITNDELGITAYKNEPGVIMEIPLGQATRNSLLANLGPKIPIKFMLIGEANTDIEERIENSGINNTWINIDIVVTVKTRIVIPFATETTVVKRPIKITAQFIKGEVPVYYNQSGDPIQPTVPITPDLKEKGSQDELEPSEDSSTESSGDEETAE; the protein is encoded by the coding sequence TTGCTTAAGCGCAGAAAAATGAAACTTCGAAAAGGGCCACTTCCATTCCGATTTGTACTGTTGATCTCGTTTATTCTGTTTACTTTTATAACGATTCAAGGGTTATGGCTGGTAAACAAAGGAATCGAACCAACACTCATGTTAATCGCCCAAAAGAAAACGGAGGAAATCGCTGCTCTTGCCATAAGTGAAGCGATCGACAATGAAATATTAGGGCCTTCAGAAATGAATGACATCATCGAATATAAGACCGATACAGAAGGAAATGTCGTTTTTGCTGGAATCAATCAGAGTGTAGTCAACCAGGTTGCTAACCAGTCACAAAAAGTCGTTCAAAAATACCTGAAGGAGATTGAAGAAGGTAAAGCGCATGAAGTGATCACCAATGATGAGCTAGGGATAACAGCTTATAAGAACGAACCGGGCGTTATTATGGAAATACCACTCGGGCAAGCAACGAGAAATTCACTCTTAGCAAACTTAGGTCCAAAGATTCCGATCAAATTTATGTTGATTGGTGAGGCGAACACAGATATCGAGGAGAGAATAGAGAATTCAGGAATCAACAATACGTGGATCAATATTGATATCGTGGTTACGGTCAAAACAAGAATTGTAATTCCTTTCGCGACAGAAACAACAGTAGTGAAACGACCAATAAAAATAACGGCTCAGTTTATAAAAGGAGAGGTTCCGGTCTATTACAATCAATCAGGTGATCCGATTCAACCAACTGTACCTATTACCCCAGATTTAAAAGAAAAAGGCTCTCAAGATGAATTGGAGCCTTCTGAAGATAGCTCCACAGAAAGCTCGGGTGACGAAGAAACAGCAGAATAA
- a CDS encoding YunC family protein encodes MLEMNPILIEGHPFTAVTLRLPKTNFMAVFNDNGYIMCGALDVALLNEKLADRKIIAGRAVGVRTIEQLLDAPLESITLEAKEKGIEVGMQGRKALLKMI; translated from the coding sequence ATGTTAGAGATGAACCCGATCTTAATCGAAGGACATCCGTTTACCGCTGTCACCCTTCGTTTGCCAAAAACGAATTTTATGGCTGTATTCAACGACAATGGATATATCATGTGTGGAGCACTAGATGTGGCACTATTAAACGAAAAGTTAGCAGACCGTAAAATTATCGCAGGACGCGCTGTTGGAGTAAGAACAATCGAGCAGCTGTTGGATGCACCTTTAGAATCTATTACTCTTGAAGCAAAAGAAAAAGGTATTGAAGTTGGTATGCAAGGGCGAAAAGCACTTTTAAAAATGATCTAA